The Zygosaccharomyces rouxii strain CBS732 chromosome G complete sequence genome contains a region encoding:
- the CUL3 gene encoding cullin CUL3 (similar to uniprot|P53202 Saccharomyces cerevisiae YGR003W) — protein sequence MISSKKAKIRVPNRLGLPGQNFESLWGILKDAIDHIYADQVSELSFELLYRTVYTLVLRRKALDLYSHLESYLGDKLDELKQNNLKDVEGFELLQKLFEIWKSQCRCFKLISDVMIYLDKVYCKYERKMETYDMGLESFKKHVINPIKENISEAMLSDINKVRSQGSLQVPHADTWKGIVGMMETLEDEKDNYFSAHLEPVLLRETENYYKNAINYRELLPVEYLETMKKLKSYEFSLDQKFINGDSTVKVTTVLESVLIWTEQFMEAIPILIRDSLTNNNVELLKELCSLSSEEKYCTKILDCIKNCIWEDVTSLSVDKNSRRRAQVATQWTTKVIEIYNYYQSLLSTVDLHIFIFDGQDNSSLNLINEVIGKYLNQDAVQTCEFITLHLDAFAKSTEDKRDINSVKESLEDCVKIFKLISEKDVFENFYKKQMSKRLLHQRSSIKLEKWLVKQIKGEMGTFFTSKLDGMLRDINLSAGLSRSFKPDENLLPDCVFTSQILTMTSWPFQTANVLDENVILPPQMRQYKEEFEVFYNRKYNDRTLRWAHHLGFMEIGFQFKNGYYEISMPIYGAIVFLLFEDHEELTTEQISELTNMPEQELQRQLISLSLAPKSRVLKKKPLSKTISPQDTFCINYGFTSPTQKVKLQTIANITTKSEAQSQAGQDSLEKERVIEVNAAIVRIMKSCKKSIHDELFQQVSETLKDRFTLTQSVFKKSVANLLNKEYLQRDMEDTNIYHYIS from the coding sequence ATGATATCTTCTAAGAAGGCCAAGATTCGAGTTCCCAACAGGTTAGGCCTTCCtggtcaaaattttgaaagccTCTGGGGTATATTGAAGGATGCCATCGACCACATCTATGCAGATCAAGTTAGTGAGCTTTCATTCGAACTGTTGTATCGAACAGTATACACTCTGGTGCTAAGGAGGAAGGCTTTGGACCTGTATAGTCATTTGGAAAGTTATTTGGGAGATAAATTAGATGAATTAAAGCAAaataatttgaaagatgtgGAAGGTTTCGAACTTTTACAGAagttatttgaaatttggaaatcaCAATGTCGTTGCTTTAAGCTTATAAGTGATGTGATGATCTACCTGGATAAGGTTTATTGTAAATATGAAAGGAAAATGGAAACCTATGATATGGGGTTGGAATCATTCAAGAAACATGTAATTAATCCTATCAAGGAGAATATAAGTGAAGCTATGTTATCGGATATTAATAAAGTTAGATCACAGGGATCATTGCAAGTACCACACGCTGATACTTGGAAAGGAATTGTTGGTATGATGGAAACCCTagaagatgagaaggaTAATTACTTTTCAGCCCATTTGGAACCTGTACTTCTGCGAGAGACTGAAAACTATTACAAAAATGCAATAAACTATAGGGAATTGTTGCCAgtggaatatttggaaaccatgaagaaattgaaatcataTGAATTCTCCTTAgatcaaaaattcatcaatggtGATTCTACAGTTAAAGTTACCACCGTCTTGGAGAGCGTATTGATTTGGACCGAACAATTCATGGAAGCTATACCAATTTTAATACGTGATTCATTAACAAATAATAATGTTgaacttttgaaagagCTATGTTCGTTGTCATCAGAGGAGAAATACTGTactaaaattttagattGTATCAAAAACTGTATTTGGGAAGACGTTACTTCCCTAAGTGTGGACAAGAACTCAAGAAGAAGGGCACAAGTCGCTACTCAATGGACTACCAAGGTCATCGAAATTTACAATTACTATCAATCTCTTTTATCCACCGTAGATCTCCATATTTTCATATTTGATGGACAAGATAACTCCAGtttaaatttgatcaatgaaGTGATAGGGAAGTACTTGAACCAAGATGCAGTGCAAACTTGCGAATTTATTACCCTTCATCTGGATGCATTCGCAAAATCAACAGAAGACAAGCGAGATATTAATAGTGTGAAGGAAAGTTTGGAAGATTGTGTGAAAATATTTAAACTTATTTCAGAGAAGGATGTCTTTGAgaacttttacaagaaacaaATGTCAAAAAGGCTGCTTCATCAAAGGTCCTCAATTAAATTGGAGAAATGGCTTGTTAAGCAAATCAAGGGTGAAATGGGTACTTTCTTCACATCTAAATTAGACGGTATGCTCAGAGATATTAACCTTTCCGCAGGATTATCTCGTTCTTTCAAACCTGATGAAAATCTTTTGCCAGATTGTGTCTTTACTTCACAAATTTTAACGATGACCTCTTGGCCCTTCCAAACCGCCAATGTATTGGATGAAAATGTGATATTACCACCTCAGATGCGTCAATACAAAGAGGAATTTGAAGTTTTTTACAACAGAAAATATAACGATAGAACTTTAAGATGGGCGCATCATTTAGGGTTTATGGAGATTGGATTTCaatttaaaaatggatATTATGAAATCAGTATGCCGATCTATGGTGCTATAGTTTTCCTACTTTTCGAAGACCATGAAGAATTAACCACTGAACAAATTTCAGAGCTGACAAACATGCCAGAACAAGAGCTACAGAGGCAGTTAATTTCGTTGTCTTTGGCCCCCAAATCCCGAGTTCTAAAGAAGAAGCCCCTGTCGAAGACGATTTCACCACAGGATACGTTTTGCATAAATTATGGATTTACTTCACCCACACAAAAGGTCAAGTTACAGACGATTGCCAATATCACAACAAAGTCAGAGGCCCAATCTCAAGCAGGACAAGATTCTTTGGAGAAAGAACGTGTGATAGAGGTAAATGCTGCCATTGTGAGAATAATGAAATCTTGCAAAAAGTCGATACACGACGAGTTGTTTCAACAAGTGTCTGAAACATTGAAGGATAGATTTACTCTAACGCAGTCTGTCTTCAAGAAAAGCGTTGCTAAccttttgaacaaagaaTACTTACAGAGAGATATGGAGGACACCAATATTTATCACTATATATCTTGA
- the CWC24 gene encoding U2-type spliceosomal complex subunit CWC24 (similar to uniprot|P53769 Saccharomyces cerevisiae YLR323C) has product MFKKRSIKQGSGVKRKKVDLSGCGEDESGKVIKVPEVKGKSMMGLESNGVEGRSISNAEIQDDNDDNDDKFKLLFGEQEVKTSEGEPVVNFKMKGKGAMTQPKNVKVSILTDFHPDVCKDFKQTGYCGYGDSCKFLHSRDDFKTGWKMNQDWKIDESSSSKSDKSKVEGIPFKCLICKEDYKSPIVTNCGHYFCSSCFTQRVRKDPNCAICGQDTHGVARIAKNLKCILKDQKQNQDI; this is encoded by the coding sequence ATGTTTAAAAAGAGATCTATTAAACAAGGTTCAGGTGtcaaaaggaagaaggtCGATCTGAGCGGAtgtggtgaagatgaaagtgGAAAGGTGATCAAGGTGCCAGAAGTGAAGGGTAAATCTATGATGGGTTTAGAGAGTAATGGGGTTGAAGGAAGGAGTATTTCAAATGCTGAAATCCAGGATGATAATGACGATAATGACGATAAATTTAAGCTGTTATTTGGTGAGCAGGAAGTCAAGACTTCTGAAGGGGAACCTGTTgttaattttaaaatgaAAGGCAAAGGTGCTATGACTCAACCCAAAAACGTTAAAGTTAGTATTTTAACAGATTTCCATCCGGATGTATGCAAGGATTTTAAACAGACGGGTTACTGTGGTTATGGTGATAGTTGTAAGTTTTTACATTCGAGAGATGATTTTAAGACAGGTTGGAAGATGAATCaagattggaaaattgatgaGTCCTCTAGTTCTAAAAGCGACAAATCCAAGGTTGAAGGGATTCCCTTCAAATGCTTAATTTGCAAAGAAGATTACAAGTCCCCCATTGTCACTAATTGTGGACACTATTTCTGTAGTAGTTGCTTCACACAGAGAGTGAGAAAGGATCCTAACTGTGCCATATGCGGTCAAGATACCCATGGTGTGGCCAGAATtgccaaaaatttaaagtGTATATTAAAAGATCAGAAGCAGAATCAAGATATATAG
- a CDS encoding PEX28-32 family peroxisomal membrane protein (similar to uniprot|Q06169 Saccharomyces cerevisiae YLR324W PEX30 Peroxisomal integral membrane protein involved in negative regulation of peroxisome number partially functionally redundant with Pex31p genetic interactions suggest action at a step downstream of steps mediated by Pex28p and Pex29p) codes for MSDNSAKDRETRAQFVDEPTNRIGGNTTKVIRSALKKRSGSGQDDSDDSGAIVSSPLLTSTPPTISKALVKLYPNLIVVDRTLSLLTWTSDDIWPSVLMVLSYMAVILYFETIAKYFGHLVVVAIMWGYSQLDNHVEETLSTHPTLDDIVYVMNRVITKADILLSPITILSAQDIRKLLFTTAFLSPIYVIITLFILPPRKLLFIGGIYVLTYHSSWSKVTRRLLWRFKLVRLLVFYVTGLDLGGISRSQGIFAAVHKQMNNLSGTNNDSDEGWPIRFTYVLYENQRRWLGIGWTSSMLSYERSPWTDEFFNEAPPPDQFQLPDENTGMVWRWVDKTWRLDNTNDGAIQLSSTKPKTTASPNADEGFIYYDNTWKKPSTEDSFSKYTRRRRWVRTAELLKIKNVEGTESPNITVDSTSHNSTSQAANTDTGGSGHSTAIAPENSNHQNGSKPHENLKRRGVSFSDVQNVHIVPLENEDEDESKNESSNDDGNYHDNQLDAENKNESTPLLRD; via the coding sequence ATGAGTGACAACAGTGCCAAGGATCGTGAGACAAGGGCACAGTTTGTGGATGAGCCGACGAATAGGATTGGTGGTAATACTACAAAAGTGATTCGTAGTgctttgaagaagaggagcGGGTCAGGTCAAGATGATAGCGATGATAGTGGTGCCATAGTATCATCCCCCTTACTTACTTCTACACCACCAACGATTTCTAAAGCATTAGTTAAGTTATATCCCAATCTAATAGTGGTTGATAGAACCCTTAGTCTTTTAACGTGGACTAGTGATGATATTTGGCCCAGCGTTTTAATGGTTTTGAGTTATATGGCTGTGATACTTTATTTCGAAACTATTGCCAAATATTTTGGTCATTTAGTGGTCGTTGCCATTATGTGGGGGTATTCCCAATTAGATAACcatgttgaagaaactcTTAGTACGCATCCGACTTTAGATGATATCGTTTATGTGATGAATAGGGTTATTACTAAGGCCGATATTCTTTTATCGCCAATTACAATACTTAGTGCTCAAGACATTAgaaaattattatttacaACGGCATTCCTTTCCCCTATCTATGTCATTATAACGTTATTCattttaccaccaagaaaATTACTTTTCATTGGTGGTATATACGTTTTGACTTATCACTCCTCGTGGTCAAAAGTAACAAGACGTTTATTGTGGAGGTTTAAGTTGGTTAGATTACTCGTATTTTATGTTACAGGCCTTGATTTAGGTGGGATCAGTAGAAGTCAAGGTATATTTGCCGCAGTGCACAAACAGATGAACAACTTATCAGGCACTAATAATGATAGTGATGAAGGTTGGCCAATTAGATTTACCTACGTTCTTTACGAAAATCAACGTAGATGGTTAGGAATTGGTTGGACATCGAGTATGTTAAGTTATGAAAGATCGCCTTGGactgatgaattttttaacGAAGCTCCACCACCagatcaatttcaactACCAGATGAAAATACCGGTATGGTTTGGAGATGGGTTGATAAGACATGGAGATTAGATAATACTAATGATGGTGCAATTCAATTATCAAGTACTAAACCAAAGACAACTGCTTCACCGAATGCTGATGAGGGCTTCATTTATTACGATAATACTTGGAAAAAGCCATCTACAGAAGACTCTTTCTCCAAATACACTAGGAGGAGGAGATGGGTTAGAACTGCAGAATTGCTAAAGATTAAAAATGTAGAAGGCACTGAATCCCCTAACATTACAGTAGATTCAACTTCTCATAACTCCACATCGCAGGCGGCAAATACCGATACCGGCGGCAGCGGTCATTCTACCGCTATAGCGCCAGAAAATTCGAATCATCAAAATGGAAGTAAACCCcatgaaaatttgaaacGTAGGGGTGTGTCCTTTAGTGATGTGCAAAATGTTCATATTGTTCCActtgaaaatgaagatgaagatgagagCAAGAATGAGTCAagtaatgatgatggtaattATCATGATAATCAATTAGATGCAGAAAACAAGAATGAATCAACACCGCTCTTGCGAGATTGA
- the MMS22 gene encoding Mms22p (weakly similar to uniprot|Q06164 Saccharomyces cerevisiae YLR320W MMS22 Protein involved in resistance to ionizing radiation acts with Mms1p in a repair pathway that may be involved in resolving replication intermediates or preventing the damage caused by blocked replication forks) has translation MVVDDSGTVVVPDSEGDGEGEETLIFSPHDNDNIMAPIEAGVVPLGQAVRLEPEDLPSEHSRRFLRRRKAIQRMPYSLERIKHKQLLQGYDMSGFESISEELKLPRPNPDLLGSFQDTKIPTDLSRRRNDKGHHDEEDVVTEPIIGPVSEDEASEAEEEERQEQEDEVEEEEGEEDNEEELVKFRGRLINIKTGFRGVLPRVAWEKAIKQHNSTTRNFKRRRDSASGNHRGVAKKKNVATEKNVNQDDSLLNDLIVPDDEVPLDDQISLPLRKTNQQEVHDLKQLDQQYQKKYDHQYLSDYEDEVEEDQMDNFIIELGEVQNKNQVEIAPTFVLTPQDTFNQDDDDPDLMEVGAVENDEGAIDGMLSKGPRIKGQGKFKSSTKRLGDTTRPGSTRKPSSYRMTPQRRSVRAPNRGNQQRIKQQTRLPSNYLPSQNSLKEAESSNLKPTSTQKKHNDKAKNKKQNSETIGPFAPLGSTNTRRANVFSTVMEAPSDKYALPKHGISKSESSDLIILDNTNEDLREEAPLSALKSLFDEKQVIPPDTISLNLPDRQFVLSKFHRNDTPLVLSNIFDHITERGVTDKELLQISESVTLFLLHFNHLGVLPVISEFHKRFRSKVSLLREKAKSIHFYQIAVCQLMLLEVSKYSDISNASRVELNSSILNHIISFFKLLSYCYDAVAKSDPNYLFQSFDILSKIAKMLNQYDTLWDKLQEQGFRPEVCSFLIDSFHTNNPHWEILKIEQDYTSIKEAFRFVNHCKRRYNWKITKNLIFLFDKIFKRRRFEDFTNECALTSGYILKPSQALRNNTMFNNYLNLLQEIELSDLVVERIIPMGELSPNDSVAALINRLNLLMVLARGSHVNLEKRMEDLLRPLLDSEYLSKQDHQSLKKIGQLVLDGILSLADINRIKNLPFRGKILVMTFKNLLFECGETLEGAWTNFLDQLIPIIERSTKSKLLFCKEFYPCLILMSQRDIFTENLVQVLQLYLRNLSLLGAKWAQRNILQVVKNKVDLSANWIDYYCTVGKFLIQSNVMSWWSFYMYNDVRNSLTNKFYFDCKILQMCDNQSFELIKKSMFTTATNSILQISSTWFRRFLIQLMNRECSIIIDHRYNKSSNDTLNIAKRFVWMLNRLSYNDLLLQFISNLKNCHQKKVVSIEFVTQMLEYLNLKFIDNIKDSHDFFSLKRELGISDIETEKSAFRDAFRSQKDPISQASFVEWGLIHAHSNEEEMKRYMDKLESLFNFSAPEGSFRFFIRLITVHLRGYFLHCKRRLLIYFLYLINGVLNARHLQISNSEFLELCMLHKILCSPNDVMNNAIVTEDPSSQKNLRAEYLQFQFNVLRIADGFLEFELLAQMSRKFLSGSPWSGELLYEELFDIELSNKIEDIFRYNSLTEQLDHVYILHDLNEEELESSISELIKDTPPQ, from the coding sequence ATGGTGGTGGATGATTCTGGTACGGTAGTTGTTCCGGACTCTGAGggtgatggtgaaggtgaagagaCTTTAATCTTTAGCCCTCATGATAACGACAATATAATGGCACCTATTGAAGCAGGTGTAGTTCCTCTGGGCCAGGCAGTGCGATTGGAACCTGAGGATTTGCCTTCAGAACATAGTAGAAGGTTTCTGAGGAGAAGGAAAGCTATCCAGCGGATGCCCTACAGTTTGGAAAGGATAAAGCATAAGCAATTGTTACAAGGATACGATATGTCAGGATTCGAAAGCATATCTGAAGAGCTGAAGTTGCCTCGTCCCAATCCAGACCTATTGGGAAGCTTCCAAGATACCAAAATCCCAACAGATCTATCACGCAGGCGTAATGATAAGGGTCAccatgatgaagaagatgttgtAACGGAACCGATTATTGGTCCAgtttctgaagatgaagcaaGTGaagcagaggaagaagaacgGCAGGAgcaagaagatgaagttgaggaagaagaaggagaagaagataatgaagaggaaCTTGTGAAATTCAGAGGAAGATTAATTAATATCAAGACTGGATTTCGTGGTGTACTACCGAGAGTTGCATGGGAAAAGGCCATTAAACAACATAATTCAACTACTAGGAATTTTAAAAGGAGAAGAGATTCTGCAAGTGGTAATCACAGGGGTGTtgccaagaagaaaaatgtAGCCACAGAGAAAAATGTTAATCAAGATGATTCTCTTTTGAACGATTTAATTGTACCGGATGATGAAGTTCCTCTGGATGACCAGATATCTTTACCTTTGAGAAAGACAAATCAGCAGGAGGTACATGACTTGAAACAACTTGATCAACAGTATCAAAAGAAATATGATCACCAGTATCTTAGTGActatgaagatgaagttgaagagGATCAAATGGATAATTTTATTATAGAATTAGGTGAAgttcaaaataaaaatcaaGTTGAAATTGCTCCTACATTTGTTTTGACTCCACAAGATACTTTTAAccaagatgatgatgatccTGATTTGATGGAAGTTGGCGCTGTCGAAAACGACGAGGGCGCCATTGATGGAATGCTTTCAAAGGGTCCACGTATTAAAGGCCAAGGGAAATTTAAATCCAGTACTAAGAGGCTGGGAGACACTACCCGACCTGGTTCTACTCGAAAACCGTCAAGTTACAGAATGACACCGCAAAGGAGATCTGTCAGGGCCCCCAATAGAGGCAATCAACAGCGCATTAAGCAGCAGACCAGGCTACCGTCCAATTATTTACCTTCTCAAAATAGCCTAAAGGAAGCAGAATCTTCTAATTTGAAACCTACATCCACCCAAAAGAAGCACAATGATAAAGCcaagaacaaaaaacaaaactCTGAAACGATTGGACCCTTTGCTCCTCTAGGTTCAACAAATACAAGGCGTGCAAATGTGTTTTCAACCGTCATGGAAGCGCCAAGTGACAAGTATGCACTTCCCAAACatggaatttcaaaaagtgAGAGCTCAGATTTAATCATTCTTGATAACACGAATGAAGATTTAAGAGAAGAGGCACCCCTTAGTGCATTGAAATCTCTTTTCGATGAGAAACAGGTTATTCCTCCGGATACAATTTCCTTGAATTTGCCTGATAGACAATTcgttttatcaaaatttcataGAAATGATACCCCTTTAGTATTGAGCAATATTTTTGACCATATAACTGAGCGTGGTGTTACTGATAAAgaacttttacaaatttcTGAAAGTGTAACTTTGTTCTTATTACATTTTAACCATCTAGGTGTGCTTCCGGTCATCTCTGAATTTCATAAGCGGTTTAGATCCAAAGTAAGTCTGTTGCGAGAAAAAGCTAAGTCaatccatttttatcaaattgCTGTTTGTCAACTAATGCTTTTGGAGGTTTCCAAGTATTCTGACATTTCGAACGCTTCACGAGTCGAACTAAACTCCAGTATCCTCAATCACATTatctcttttttcaaattacTCTCTTATTGCTATGATGCTGTAGCTAAATCAGACCCAAACTATTTATTCCAAAGTTTTGATATTTTGTCAAAGATTGCAAAGATGCTTAATCAATATGATACCTTGTGGGACAAGTTGCAAGAACAGGGCTTTCGACCCGAGGTTTGCTCCTTCCTAATCGATAGCTTCCACACTAATAATCCACACTGGGAAATTCTCAAAATTGAGCAAGATTACACTTCTATTAAAGAAGCATTCAGGTTTGTTAATCATTGTAAAAGAAGatacaattggaaaattactaaaaatttgatattcctctttgataaaatattcaaaagaagaaggtttgaagattttacaaaCGAATGTGCGTTGACCTCTGGTTACATACTAAAACCTTCTCAGGCGCTGAGGAATAATACAATGTTTAATAAttatttgaatcttttacaagaaattgagcTGTCGGACTTGGTAGTAGAGAGAATTATACCGATGGGTGAATTATCGCCAAACGACTCTGTGGCCGCCTTAATAAACAGATTAAATCTTTTGATGGTGTTGGCACGCGGTTCTCAtgtcaatttggaaaagcGCATGGAGGACTTGTTAAGGCCCTTACTGGATTCTGAATACCTGTCAAAACAAGACCatcaatctttgaaaaagatcGGCCAACTCGTTCTTGATGGTATTCTTTCTCTAGCCGATATCAAcagaattaaaaatttaccattcaGGGGCAAAATTCTGGTTATGACATTTAAGAATCTGCTCTTTGAATGCGGAGAAACCTTAGAAGGAGCTTGGACTAATTTTTTAGATCAGTTGATCCCAATCATTGAGAGATCTACTAAATCAAAATTGCTATTTTGCAAGGAATTCTACCCTTGTCTCATTTTAATGTCACAGAGAGATATTTTCACTGAGAATCTAGTACAAGTGTTACAGCTTTATCTGAGGAACTTATCCCTATTAGGAGCTAAATGGGCCCAGAGAAACATCCTTCAAGTTGTCAAGAATAAGGTTGATCTCTCTGCAAATTGGATCGACTATTACTGCACAGTgggtaaatttttaattcaaaGTAATGTTATGTCTTGGTGGTCTTTCTACATGTACAATGACGTAAGAAACTCATTGACAAACAAATTTTACTTTGACTGCAAAATTCTACAAATGTGTGATAACCAGTCCtttgaattgatcaaaaagTCTATGTTTACAACCGCGACTAATTCTATTTTgcaaatttcttctacttGGTTTCGTCGttttttgattcaattgatgaatcGGGAGTGCTCGATCATTATCGACCATAGGTATAATAAATCGTCAAACGACACGTTAAACATCGCTAAAAGGTTCGTGTGGATGCTAAACAGACTTTCATACAATGATTTACTTTTACAGttcatttcaaatttgaaaaattgtcatcAAAAAAAAGTTGTTAGTATTGAATTCGTCACCCAAATGTTAGAGTATCTGAACCtaaaattcatcgataaTATTAAAGATAGCCATGACTTCTTTTCATTGAAGAGGGAGCTTGGTATATCTGATATTGAAACAGAGAAGAGCGCCTTTAGAGATGCTTTCAGATCTCAAAAAGATCCAATTTCTCAAGCATCCTTTGTCGAATGGGGATTAATTCATGCTCACTCAAATGAAGAGGAGATGAAACGCTATATGGATAAACTGGAATCcttgttcaatttttctgccCCTGAGGGATCTTTCCGTTTTTTCATTAGACTAATTACGGTACATCTCCGAGGGTACTTCCTACACTGCAAGCGAAGGCTCTtaatttattttctttatctGATCAACGGAGTTTTAAACGCCAGACACCttcaaatttcaaacagtgaatttttggaaCTCTGCATGCTTCATAAAATTCTCTGTTCACCTAACGACGTCATGAACAACGCTATCGTAACTGAGGATCCAAGTAGTCAAAAAAATCTTCGGGCTgaatatcttcaatttcaattcaatgtCTTGAGGATAGCCGATGGGTTTTTGGAATTCGAACTTCTAGCCCAAATGTCTAGAAAATTCTTGAGTGGTAGCCCATGGTCGGGGGAGTTACTATACGAAGAACTATTCGATATTGAATTATCAAATAAAATAGAGGATATCTTCCGGTACAACAGTTTGACCGAACAGTTGGACCACGTGTACATCCTACATGACcttaatgaagaagagcTTGAATCTAGTATTTCTGAATTGATTAAGGATACTCCCCCTCAGTAA
- the SWC4 gene encoding Swc4p (similar to uniprot|P53201 Saccharomyces cerevisiae YGR002C SWC4 Protein of unknown function component of the Swr1p complex that incorporates Htz1p into chromatin component of the NuA4 histone acetyltransferase complex) — MSSSDILDVLNIQQKPKSHGNSASPPPTASASGASKAPRPQVTGMQRELYNLLGENQPPIVVQPASRFKDKLTNTTKPSPWTNAEFKANDHLNLHHWVKGSKELVGEEAKESSYTKFNVHLRIPSFDKETYESFMANNIPNEELIKKEDSGTSSQEDTDDWEYEEVDYLFQLCRKYDLRWFVIQDRYNYGRSRTLEELKEKFYKVCQRYFVAKSPNDPLLPSLDFPKEKELERKKYLQRLLARSAAEIAEEEALIVESRKFEMAAKKTLNERESLLRLLDSPNSDQSVSQYLTSQGMSQLYGSLLSDKSRKRKHESTVPENPWMKQQQLFALQRQQLQQIQDKKQETQDTNQLKKTKRQKQEMQTAIKRKAETVYAEHLLEKFSADERKSLGVMAHGDKLPPGVYLRSSKISTFKPALQSKVAAMLQELGLSVRPAMPSYDVVQRHEELLKRIVALVDLKKHLDKLEAEKAITK, encoded by the coding sequence ATGTCTTCCTCTGATATTCTCGATGTGTTAAACATCCAGCAAAAACCTAAAAGTCATGGAAACTCTgcttcaccaccaccaacggCTTCAGCTTCTGGAGCTTCGAAGGCTCCCAGGCCACAAGTAACCGGGATGCAAAGAGAATTATACAATCTCCTTGGTGAAAATCAACCTCCTATAGTAGTCCAACCAGCTAGTAGGTTTAAGGATAAGTTGACTAACACAACTAAACCTTCTCCATGGACCAATGCCGAATTTAAAGCCAATGATCATTTGAACTTGCATCATTGGGTCAAAGGCTCTAAGGAGTtagttggtgaagaagcCAAGGAGTCTTCATATACAAAATTTAATGTCCACCTGAGGATACCCAGCTTCGATAAAGAAACCTACGAGAGTTTTATGGCCAATAACATCCCGAATGAAGAACTTATAAAGAAGGAGGACTCTGGAACGTCGTCTCAGGAAGATACTGATGACTGGGAATACGAAGAAGTGGATTACTTGTTTCAACTTTGTCGAAAGTATGACTTACGTTGGTTTGTCATTCAGGATCGTTATAATTATGGTAGATCTAGGACATTGGAGGagttaaaagaaaaattctaTAAAGTGTGTCAACGATATTTTGTAGCCAAAAGTCCCAATGATCCATTACTGCCCTCGTTGGATTTCCccaaagaaaaggaactCGAAAGAAAGAAGTACTTGCAGAGATTACTGGCGAGATCTGCTGCAGAAATTGCTGAGGAAGAAGCGTTGATTGTGGAGTctagaaaatttgaaatggcaGCTAAAAAAACGTTGAATGAAAGAGAATCACTCTTGCGTCTTTTGGATTCTCCAAATTCAGACCAATCAGTTTCTCAGTACCTGACATCTCAAGGAATGTCCCAGCTATATGGAAGTTTACTATCAGATAAATCTAGAAAACGCAAGCATGAATCTACAGTACCAGAAAATCCTTGGATGAAACAACAGCAATTGTTTGCCCTTCAGCGCCAACAATTGCAACAAATACAAGATAAAAAGCAGGAGACTCAAGACAccaatcaattgaagaaaactAAGAGACAAAAGCAAGAAATGCAAACGGCTATCAAGCGTAAGGCAGAAACTGTGTATGCAGAACATTTATTAGAAAAATTCAGCGCCGATGAAAGAAAATCTCTCGGTGTGATGGCCCATGGCGATAAATTACCACCAGGTGTTTATTTAAGATCGAGCAAAATTTCAACGTTTAAGCCTGCCCTTCAGAGTAAAGTGGCTGCAATGCTACAAGAATTAGGATTATCCGTCAGACCCGCAATGCCGTCCTACGATGTGGTTCAGAGACATGAGGAATTACTCAAGCGTATCGTAGCACTGGTCGACCTCAAAAAACATCTCGATAAATTAGAAGCTGAGAAGGCTATCACAAAATAA